ACTCTCTTCAGTGGAAAAGTAGTTGgtgttttccattttcctgcCTTTCTTAGCTTTCAAATTTCACCTATTAGGAATATGGGATCCGGGATCGAAAATGTCTTCTGgacgatgcctttaaagctacTTTAGACAATTCCTTCCTATTTCCCacgttcgactgtccttgaatcttggcaagTTGAATAAGTAGCTCTATTTTTTTGATTGactctattttattctattttttttagttgagcTATGGCCTAGATTTGTATTGATATTTACCAGCAGCTAATCTTTCGACGCtttcgccttcgtcaaagcctggaaaaatcaaagccattagtgattggTTCTCTCAAGCACCTTATCACCTACAGAAACTTCACGACCaactacagaaagcatccaaatggtaggcaaactcaaataGCAACACACtgcctcattagctagacttggtaacgcaacagaccaaaACGTgccacaactatgagtcacagGTGTCCGTCAGGTTCTTATGAAAAACCCTTCCGTCAGGtccctgtaaaaaaaactcccctgtaccacaactacgagtcacaaggatTTCATAGGGACCTGACGgaagaccagtggaagaccacgcgaaccgttcttatccataagaaaggtgaccttcggaactaccgttcGATATGCTTCCTGAGTGTGTTATACAAAGTGGCCTAACAAAATGATTTGCTGCTGCTGAACTGCTTTGGATGCTTTCTATATGGTGATAGGGCGCCTGAGAAAATAAATCGCTAATAGCTTTGATacaaaagaacatctgctgtCGGCAACaaacgagaaaagaagtcgtctacgacgattgcgaaCTCGacgactccttgtcccaaggtgactggcaagTCGAAGATAACCCAACTGGACTACGatatgctgctcagaggattacgaacCTTTGCCGACTGTGACtggaagccgcgcacgacaaacttggatcgaatttcgaagaccaccaaagagttgttagaaagaagaagggctttgaggacGTTCGATCCCAATGCaccgcacattgagcggtaagtagcaaacactagctgcaaaaaagcgttgcaggaggatcttttgaaatataggcagaataaaatgcaaataaaatattccgctagcagccttgctgagcgaagaagggactcgcacgtcttctcgtggtgagatggaaatcattacggagaggctCTACtggaaccttttccgttcatcaacttctGTGTCAAGCCGGATCgcccccactggtgaagctccaccacggattttccttcggaagtacgagtcgctatcaagagcatgaaacctggcacagccctcGGACCTGATTTAATAttagcagactttcttcgggctggtggccatccacttcatgtaatcttagcagcgcacatggcATCCCACcctcagaaagaaaggatcccagaccagtggaagaccacgcgaaccgttcttatccataagaaaggtgaccttcggaactaccgttcGATATGCTTCCTGAGTgtgttatacaaagtgttCACCacgatcatcctcacgcgcatttTCAGGACGCTgaatgaagcccagcctcaagaacaagctggattctgtcaggggttcagctgcttgtaCCACAACCAGACcctgtcgagggtcatagaggtttgttAGGGATACCGCCtgcccttgttctaacctttgtCGAccatgagaaagccttcgacagcgtagaaacgaatgcaatactgtcagcgctggtcgatcatgGTGTGTACGCGACGTATGTGAGGATATTTGCCAACTGCTACGATGCGCGACTAGGATACAGTTtgtccaccgccctctcaccataacCATTAGAAAGAGGATACGACAATTCGaaactatatcgccgaagctgttcatgGCTACATTACAGTGGATAATCGGATCACtctcctgggaagaaaggcgCATACGTGTttatggaagatttctctcgaacctatgtttcgcggacgacatcgttctcttctcGAGCAGTACaaagaagcagaaacgatgctcaacgaattgaacgaagcaggcaAAAGAATAGGAcagcgaataaacagaaagacgACACAGTTTGtaaagaacgcctactgcgatgACGgtggagtacaacttgaaggctacCAAATCGCGAAAACTTCGTCAtgcgtatacctcggacgttctatggaaattgaaaacgacttgaaggaaggactgaatagaagaatgagagcagcatgggcaacattcgcagccgtcagggaagctacggagcaaaatcttcgtgcccatctgttcgactcaaCAGTTCTTctagcgctctgttacgcaacGGAGACGCGgtcggacaccgctgccacgtctaagaagctacttactacccacagagcccttgagagatgccttctgaagtttaaccggcgcacacaacacctggccggtcttcgcagctccgacttaagaggaatgtcccgtcttcgcgacccagcggaatatgtttcgaaagcaaaacatagatgggccagTCACATCGTGAAAAGAATCGACGGTAGGTGGACTAAaaaaacgctagagtggatcccaagagatgctaaacgccctcgagggagaccgccaacgagatggagcGACGTGTTCGCTATCCGGATATACCAGCtaagagctcagctggattcGGCTTAATAAACTCGTCAACGTCACcaacgaaacttgagaacatcttggatgacaattacgagggaacgaaacgagtggaagagatgctggggctcGCAGAGAAGACCggtcatctaagtatctaagtaatgGCTTTgctttttccaggctctgacgagggcgataacgccgaaacgatAGCTGTCTAAAAAATCCCCCTAATTTCTCTAAAACTTTTGGGTGATCTTCGTTTGGTCCAGACTTCATATTCATACCAATACTAGGAAATCAAAGAAAGTTCATTTtagacaagaaagaaaagacgtTGGAAGTGATGTAAAGAAGATTGTGAAGAGAGACATTGATAAAGACTATTCGGCGGACTATAATCCTACTGCTGGTGATGAGACCGAGCAGGACGAGAACGATGCGATGCGAACAAAGGTTCCCAACAGTTTTTATACCATTGGTTTTGAAATTTAGCGCAGAAATTTGTGGACAGCAGTGAATCACTACGAACCGTACGTACGCGTGATGTTGtctaataatatttttctaaaaggggaaataaaaattaggcTTATGCATAATTCTCCCGTTGCGACTCctttgtaaatattttaaaacgGATGGGTCTGGAGATCGACCGTGTGCGTTCCCATCATTCGCTCGATATCAATTCTCGGGCATCTTGTCTGGTTCCTCCTCCCAGAGAAAACTGGAGTGAGACTTGAAACGATCTTCGAATGATCGGgcataaaactaaaactaaaaaaaacatatgcaTAGGCATAAAACTTATGCATTACCCTAACCGGTAAAAAAAAGGCAACCACGAGGGTAAATAGGTGTCCAATAGGAGTAACAACACAACACAAAGAAATTATGAAGTTCTACAAATGTAAACTataagcacttttttccatgCGCAAAAAAGGATAGTTTTTGCTCCTTAACATTTCATATGTTAGGATCTTATTGGTTATCgactaaaattgaaaatcatgaaatgtTCAGGAAATACAGACATCGGTcgagtctttttctttcctttcgaaATACGGTAAAAACTCCACTATTTTTCGTAGTGGTTTTTCGTAGATGCGGAAGACTTAATTCACTTAAAAATTAATGCGCTTACAGTGTGGAGTTGAAATGAGtgagaaaagcgaaaaattatGTAAGATTTTCTcgttatttttgttaaaacAACAGCGAAGTCAAATTCCAAATTCTGGCTACGACGTCGGgcaaatattcattttctaaTGGAATGCCCTagatttctagattttttttagatttttatttataatagtTACTCTTatattcttctcttctgtTGCTCGGTAAGGGCCCTCAATATGTACGTCATAGAATGACTTGACTTTAttggcgggctgatgtcatcgcctgacgcgattacccgcatcttcgtcgAGGTGTGCCGTCGTTGAACACAGCTCACagcaaccttctcgatcttctgcgagagcttgcacaggatcaatccattcgtcgctattccatattctgggaaaccttacgtctcgcctgaactgcctatccacgccgagtgtcctcaggtcctctttcaccgcctcagtccagaacttccgttttcggccaggtggcttcttccagaacCCAACGAACTCatcagaactcgttggacaaggcgatctgccggtctccttaatatgtgaccaaagaagcgaagacgacctactttagccgctttcgatggcggtgcaagatgttgatatcttccacgtgtcatccgctggtaaaccacatcaatttctgcgtaaagatcttcattgtggcataccctaggccaaaagtagccaagtagccgtctaagcagctctcgttccgtgcagtcaagcctctccataaccgttgatggtgctgcccaagtctccgatccgtacatcatgatggggcgaattgcggataggtagactcgcagcttgacttcgttgatGATGAGGGTCGACCACAGGAATTTCGCTAGAGTTAAATGCAGGAGtggctttagcgcatctttgctgaacatctctctcgttgctgccgttgttcttcagcatacagcccaggtaacagaactcatcgacgagttctatcggttgtccgtccaccctgattcccgttcgtggtctcgaagagatctacatctgcttgcatttatcagggcgtaggcgtagtccataggctgcagccagcttcgatacaaggttgacaaaaTGTTGAactttcgtactgctttccgcgaatataacaacatcgtcggcatactcgaggtcagtcaaggggcaccctgatggtgctaagacaatgtcggcaggacactggttgactgttcttcgcataatgtcgtcgattgcgaaattgaacaggtagggtcctgccaccgccccttgtcttactctagTTACCaattcaaacggtgttgtacatccggctggtgttcgaactgcagcagttgttcgttgattcatgtcatcaagcaagcgaacgaactttcctggtactccatcggcgcgaagcgcgttgaaaagacggcctcggtgaggggagtcgaacgcggcttcaaagtccagaaacgctagttgcattggcttcgaataccgctgccaaatttcgatcactctcctgacgatgaacacctggtcaatcgtagatcggccaggatgAAAGCCATCTTGCTCGTcgtgcgttgtttcttcgcgatgtttaatgagtcggtccaggataatgcgctccaataccttgtacataacacgcagcaaagagatccctcgataattcctggggtccgtgacggataacttcttgttaaggggaattatgatagtgtgtctccacgaatcaggtatcctttcgtctatccatattgaacggatgatctttgtcatctcacgattcccagacggaggaagatatttcagcatttctgcgctaatcccgtcgtctctaCCAGATTtcccattcttcattttttgaatacagaccaagacctccgactcggtcggtggctcctcgttaaccgcatatgtcggtctatgaacgtgttcgagttcaggagctgacggtgctagccggttcagcaaggtcttgaagtgttccctccaaattggaagggttgcttcaccaaCAGCtgctccattggcagtgttgaggaca
This window of the Necator americanus strain Aroian chromosome III, whole genome shotgun sequence genome carries:
- a CDS encoding hypothetical protein (NECATOR_CHRIII.G9729.T1); its protein translation is MFRGRHRSLLEQYKEAETMLNELNEAGKRIGQRINRKTTQFVKNAYCDDGGVQLEGYQIAKTSSCVYLGRSMEIENDLKEGLNRRMRAAWATFAAVREATEQNLRAHLFDSTVLLALCYATETRSDTAATSKKLLTTHRALERCLLKFNRRTQHLAGLRSSDLRGMSRLRDPAEYVSKAKHRWASHIVKRIDGRWTKKTLEWIPRDAKRPRGRPPTRWSDVFAIRIYQLRAQLDSA
- a CDS encoding hypothetical protein (NECATOR_CHRIII.G9731.T1) gives rise to the protein MKRCSSVLNTANGAAVGEATLPIWREHFKTLLNRLAPSAPELEHVHRPTYAVNEEPPTESEVLVCIQKMKNGKSGRDDGISAEMLKYLPPSGNREMTKIIRSIWIDERIPDSWRHTIIIPLNKKLSVTDPRNYRGISLLRVMYKVLERIILDRLIKHREETTHDEQDGFHPGRSTIDQVFIVRRVIEIWQRYSKPMQLAFLDFEAAFDSPHRGRLFNALRADGVPGKFVRLLDDMNQRTTAAVRTPAGCTTPFELVTRVRQGAVAGPYLFNFAIDDIMRRTVNQCPADIVLAPSGCPLTDLEYADDVVIFAESSTKVQHFVNLVSKLAAAYGLRLRPDKCKQM
- a CDS encoding hypothetical protein (NECATOR_CHRIII.G9730.T2) — encoded protein: MFSKDALKPLLHLTLAKFLWSTLIINEVKLRVYLSAIRPIMMYGSETWAAPSTVMERLDCTERELLRRLLGYFWPRVCHNEDLYAEIDVVYQRMTRGRYQHLAPPSKAAKETGRSPCPTSSDEFVGFWKKPPGRKRKFWTEAVKEDLRTLGVDRQFRRDVRFPRIWNSDEWIDPVQALAEDREGCCELCSTTAHLDEDAGNRVRR
- a CDS encoding hypothetical protein (NECATOR_CHRIII.G9730.T1); this encodes MFSKDALKPLLHLTLAKFLWSTLIINEVKLRVYLSAIRPIMMYGSETWAAPSTVMERLDCTERELLRRLLGYFWPRVCHNEDLYAEIDVVYQRMTRGRYQHLAPPSKAAKVGRLRFFGHILRRPADRLVQRVLMSSLGSGRSHLAENGSSGLRR
- a CDS encoding hypothetical protein (NECATOR_CHRIII.G9729.T2); translated protein: MKPGTALGPDLILADFLRAGGHPLHVILAAHMASHPQKERIPDQWKTTRTVLIHKKGVQLLVPQPDPVEGHRGLLGIPPALVLTFVDHEKAFDSVETNAILSALVDHVDNRITLLGRKAHTCLWKISLEPMFRGRHRSLLEQYKEAETMLNELNEAGKRIGQRINRKTTQFVKNAYCDDGGVQLEGYQIAKTSSCVYLGRSMEIENDLKEGLNRRMRAAWATFAAVREATEQNLRAHLFDSTVLLALCYATETRSDTAATSKKLLTTHRALERCLLKFNRRTQHLAGLRSSDLRGMSRLRDPAEYVSKAKHRWASHIVKRIDGRETANEMERRVRYPDIPAKSSAGFGLINSSTSPTKLENILDDNYEGTKRVEEMLGLAEKTGHLSI